The segment CCATGAACTTtccaatataaattattaagatataaaaGCATctgattacaaaaaaaaaaaaaaaaaaaaaaaaaaaaaaaaaaaaaaaNACGAAAAATTCGATGTTTCTTCGTATTTATATACAGATCAGTCGGATGCAACCGCGCATCGAAGCAACTATTCAAAAATCATGGCCATAAGAGCCAGCAAGCTGGCTCCTAGGCTGTCAACTTCAAAAAGATCCTCAAATCAGCCACCCTTTTCACCTTAAAGAGGAACAAAACCCGAAACGAGTTACGCAGCAGAACTGCATCAACAAGATGGTACAAAATTAGACTAGGAATACTTGGAAAGTTATATTCAATAAACCATAACCATTCACTAACGATACGCACTTAACATCGGGGGGATTCGCCATATTGCTTTCATTTGGAGGAAAGCTTTTAATGTACTGAACGGAAATGAAACCGCTACTACCATCAACAGCAGGTTCGGGTGACCCCTGCAGCATCGGACTGCTTCGGGAACTTATTCCTGTAAACATGGTTGAATAAAACTCCCTTAAGAACATAATGCTAAAAGAAGGCACAAACTGATAACCAGATTGAAGGACACGACACTAAGAACACCCTCCCCAAACTACAAATTTTCAAGACCAAGCAGTATAGGACTTATAATAAGCTAACCTTGAAGGATGATTACAAGGAAGAACAGGAATGTGATAATCATGGCAGGAATGCAACTATTGAAGGAAGATGTTTTCTCGGCTTTTGACTTCCTTAATGCTTTCATTCGCTCGACTCTTGCACGTTTTTTCATGGCAATTACTGCAATTTCCTTCACCAGCCTTCTATCAGCAGCATCAAGAGCAGGACCTTTGGGCGGCCGTGGTGGCTTCAGAgcctttttcttattcttatgcTTCCCTCTAGCATTAGTTTTCTCGACATGCGCAAAAGCTTCACAATCGTCTTCTCCTTCCAAATTCTTATCTATCAACAACTCTACGTTCACATCAGCAACAACATCGGCAACagaattaacaaaattacTGTTTGACGCTACGACTAGCTCATCTTTTAGCAGTGTATCCTCTGTCAACCTATTCCAAATGTTCTTTACATCTCTTTTGATCGAACTTGGTTCCACACTTCCAACCTCGTCACCGATCCTCCCCCCACTTTCGAGATCAAACGCGAGATCCCTTTCTCTTAAAGCCATGTACTCAATCTCATAGCCTTTCAACTAAAACAACCAAAATTCACTCGAACTCTGCAATCAAAGATGAACGTTCAATCCTAATGCGAATCCCCGAATCGCTGTAACATAACAATGAAGAAACAGAAGAACACTCCCACTTCAATACAATGAAATTTCCAACATATTGCAAATGCAAAACTTCAAAATCCGTGAAATAGCTGAACCATACTGAGAAGGTCAATCTCAAGAACATCAAAGGGACCTCCAAAGAATCTAACCCATAAGTCtcttaaattacaaaataagcAAGAAAACAACAATTAACATAGCATTGGTAAGAATCCGACACCAATATTTCGATACCAATAGCCAAACAAGAACAGCTTCGGTAATGCGAAAACAAATTTAgcaaaacacacaaaaaatgagaaaaacaTCATCCcagaaattatgaaaaactaaaaagaaaccgattaaacataaacataaacataaattGGAACGAACAAACAAGTCCGAAAATAACCTAGAATGAGTCGAATCGAAAAATCCAGAAACCCAATAGCGAGGAATCAGTAAAAACCTACCGAAATTCAATCGGTATTCAGCTCAGACCGACAAAATCCAAATCGATTACGGAACAGTTCTTGTCTGATCATCAGGACATGAAAAAATGCattattggaaaataaaaaatagttgaatGAAATGGGACATGGATAAATTATGAAAGTAAACCTTTATGAAACTGGAGCGTGAGAATTTGTCCTGATCGGAGACGGCGACGGATGACTGAGTCAATCCTTGgatgatatttatatttgcTCCAAACGGGTCAAAAACCAATGGAAACGATAATTCCCAGTTGATTATGAAATCGTCGGCCACATTTGGAAATTTCCAGAACCGGTAAagttttttatattgttttttcgtttttttttcagttcttTGAGggaattagtttttttttttttttttttttttaataataattattttgttgaattaaaaattagttattaaaaatgaaaacaaaattatattttcttctcatttaatgaagcttttttaatatatataattttgaactcaactaaaattaaaattaaaattaaagttttttttaataaataataataatttattaaatgaaaaaaaaaacattataaaattggtgggaagaaattattaattataaatagggaaataaaaagaattgtgGCCCAAATTCTAGTGGGCTATTCAatgagatattttaaattttggtggAAGGAAAATGcataaattatttcttttttccattatttattatccaactaactttttaaaataattttaaatataattttttaaaatatatattaatgtttgaaaataaataaataaatattttattcgtgcgaaaaataaaaatttacataAATGACTCAGACAACTCGAATCAATTCAGCTCAAATATTTTTGTGGTTGAATTATATTAACGTTTAAACAATATCTTgacctttaaaaaattaatgtatataaaatttatttggtttaggagttttgaatttttaaaattttttaaatttattaaaacataaaatttaatttttttttaatattaaaaattttaatgactAAATATGTGATATGTGATGTCGATAACCTTAATTAAAGATGTTCAGCAATTGTTGACTCTATGTTGCTTTTACACTTGTCTATAACATTTACAATATGGACGTCTCGATTCTATTAGTAAACCCTAATTAAAAGTAGACTAAAAGAACCTGTTTAGAAAACGTTGAAGGAGTCAATATGTATACAATAActttgttatatatattatatataatttaccTATAAACACGATTtattgggttaggttgggttttGTGAGATCGAACAATCTCTCCATGCCAATTCATCGTATTGAAAAGGGGCGATATCTTGCAATAATCTGTGGTTGATCGTGGGAGAAAAGAATTGATTAGCATGATTGGAGGGTGCAACGTCACACGGTGGATGAAATGATGATGCCACGAAGCCCTTTGGGTGGTTGATAAAGTTCGAATTATGACCATTTTGGTAGTGGAAGAGAGACGGGGTTGTGGTGGCGGTGGTGAACATTGTAGAGCCATTGTAGAGGGCGGTTGAGATGGGCGGAGGAAAGAAGGTTGATCGTGTCATGTTGGGGCTAGAGTGAGTGTGTTGGCCTTCGTAGGTGGTGACGACAATACTTGGATCTTTTAAATATCTCTCCACTCGTTTCTTTACATTGCATGCTACACTAGTACAACGATAATAGCTTCTAAAACGtgagagtaaaaaaaaatgttaggaaAAAGTATATAAATCCCCGAACCGTAGAAATTCATGTTGGAAATTTACCTAGGGTAAGGGCTGTTTTTCACCGCTTTCTGACCGTACTTTCTCCATCTATAACCATCTTCCAAATGATCGACTTCACTTTTTGTCATAAACGCGAACCGTGgttcttgatctttcttctttcgagtcattttctttgtttttaacCTATATTTACCACCCgaacataatattaaaatacaaaatttagacAATCGTAAAGTTCAATTAATTACTTGGAGAGATGAAAATCCtcttaaagaaaattacaaaaatagaaaacaaagcaCTCACTGTTTATCCGTTTTTAGGGTTTGTCGGGAATGttgtttctcttctctctctagctTTGGCTCGATCACCTCATCATTGACGATCTCGCTCGACGATGAATAATTCGGTGTAGTTGGCCATTGGTTCCCAATCTCCAAATTTTCGACAGGATTTGTAAACAGGGAAGACGATAAAGATGACAATGAAAACACATCAAATTGTGACGAAAATTCTTGATCAACGGCGATCAGCTCCATGAACTTGAGACAACTCTGGTTCTCGGGCAATGGAAACCGCAACGAATCGGCTGCTGCCACCTCCTCCatcttcatttaaaaaaaaaaaaaatctagagaGAGtaagaggaggagaatgagaattttatagagagaaaaaattggaatttaaGAACAATGAATGGGAATTGGGGGATTGGTGACCGGCAATTGTAGGTCACCGGACAGTGGGAGTGGAAAACAAATACGTGGACCGACAGAACAGAAGAGAAGGTGCGACACGTCGTACTGGGGCGGTAACCGGTCGGTCTGAACGGGGGTTTTGACGCACGTGAAGTATATGCGGCTAAATCATGAATACGCCGTCGTTTGGTGAGCATGcgtaataaatataattctttttattattttctcaatcCCGATATTGCTTCATTGTCTCCCCATTCGTTCACGATCTCTTtcaatcttttcctttttcttttttttcttgaaggatttaataaaaaagatatccaaatctttatgaaaattaatgttattgtatttattattctaaCACATTAAAATCATTGTGATCGGGATCGATCCGTGACAAATTCAATTAATCTTTCTGAAAGGACGGGAATAAAGATTCCATTCGataatagttttatttatttagtatatatacGTGACAACTTGAGTatacatgaatgaaataaGATCATATTCGAAAATAAAGAAtgcttaaaagaataaaattttaatatctatatCAGTAACGTGCACTTTCTTTTCAGTAGTTTAATAAGAGtgctggattttttttttgaataagtGAACAAAGAATACTGAAAAGACCCTAGTTGGCCCACGTTATCCCTGAAAGTTGATaacatacaaaattttaaacaattgaaaatggtctagttttttctctttctgtCACATTCGAGTACAAGAGAGGTACATGAATAAATTGAGAtcacatctgaatgagagagattttgatgatatgatagctaagaaatacttaatagaattaaaagtCACTGCTCTAAAAAACAAGGTGAGAACTCAATGGTCAAACACGTTTCACTTGATTCGTACAATTTTAGGCTGTTTAGGTTCATTTGATTTTGTGATCGATGAGTCCGAGACCTAACTCTTGGGATCACTTCGGACGactttcattatttttcaaaaaaaaaaaaaaaaaaaaacaatttctttttcaaacatgattaaaaaattccaataattttatatttttataaaaaagaatacacttttttaatttcaaacttaataattcaattactgaattttagattttgttgcTTCCCCCTTCttccaattttcaataattactATCcatatcaatatttatttatttttatgaacttttaaaattatatatatatatatatatatatatatatatatatatatatatattaattttaatgaaatttggaaGCAGAGAcccgtgagatcccacatcggttggagaggagaacgaaacatttttcatatgggtgtagacatattttaaaattgtgagcatgatagcgatacgtaacgaataaaaatggataatattttCTAGTGTTGAACTTGAAAACAATATCAACTAAACAGTGAGCTTAAACTATTTttgtcaaaataaaaataaacaatatctactagtaatgaacttgagttgttacaaaacCAAAGTACAATTTCATCTGTTTAAACATGGTCACTGTTTTTCATGTCATTTTCCACatttaaacaataattgtGCAtcacatttaattaaataagtggttttttagttaaaaatatagCTTTTAGCCTAGAGAGataataatgtaaaattagaaaaaaaaaaaaaaatcaaaatttttgtatataaagaatatgaaaaaaataaatgaccGTTGAACCGAAAGGtcgccgatgtgggaccgaaTCGCCGAGCAAAACAAACGCAACGGGCAAAATTCACgagaaatttcattttaagaattaaaatgatttaaactCGGAAAAAAAAGGTACGGATCCACGATAGAATCCGGATCCGAATGGTTAGCCGCCGCTCCACGACGAGATGAAGGCGTTGGCCTGCACTCATCCGTCGATTTCAATGATGACCTGTCATACCTTTCACACGTGCCCCATcttataaatttgtatttttccacgtgagttttttttaagaaaaaaaattaaaattattttattgatccAATATTGTTTGAAATTCGAATCATCTATCAAATCatgcttgaatgattctaaccATACAATCTAGACTGCATGCAAACTTAACTCTATTCGTGCATTTCCAAGtttaatatacaaaataaCTTTATACATAgtctaaaaaatttcataaacttaCGACTTTCATATTTTACTACAATAATTAGCTGAGATATATgtcacgtcggctaatttagagaaggatcatgggtttataagtgaggaatactaactccatttgtatgaggccttttgggagaACACAAAGTAAAgcctatgctcaaagtggacaatatcatatcatttatctactaaattattttttatttgtacgacttttatatatttagttttataattttaaaatttgaggactaaaataaaatgttttaatatatatcaaattccaaaaagtttatttatttatttatttatataaattaaaaaaatgaaagagaaagagagaggacaACGTCACCAAACTCTAAATAGGCATGAAATTGTTTGCCGACACCTTATTAAAGAGTCGACAACTGCACACATTTGGACAACAAATGTCGGTCCCTTTCAAATATGACACCACTCGACAATAAAGcatgccattttttttttttttgaaattattatttttattttttattaagaaaagagagtggaaaattaaaaatactatttttattgctcaatttataatttttatattatatttaatttaaaccgAAATACCTTTGAAACCCAAtccgaattaaaaaaataaaaaataaaagagtctttttggttaattatattatattatttatttatttatattgaatctttaattttgatttaagttttatattatttaaaaataaatttatggtaTGTAAATGAGCCCAATCTTGTGAGGGATAATGGGCCTTAAAGCCCAATTTCATCGTACCCCAAAACACAGGAgcttttatataataaaaaagaattcactaaattaataaaaaaaaatttccaaacatttatattttattctcaaatttttaaaactttaatgaatatatatatatagattaattaattaattaattaattaattaatattactttCAAATACAGTATTatctctaaaatatttttagaaaaatatgtttaatcgattgagatatatttaaattgacaatttttttttaacttaccgatattagaattttttagattaaagTCTAGTTATATCTCCCTACTCGATAGTTATATGCGataagccgttgttgttgcaTTTTTGCTTGCATCACATATAATACCAATTTCAATCTCTCAAATCttactttcaaaactctctctcgAAATCTCTTTGCccctgttttctaaaactttctttttgaatcggggctagaggctcgagcatacatcGCTTGGTCGTAAACGGTGCAAGAATGAATTGACTTAACTCGTTTCTTGTTGGGAAGTGAGTgctgcacaatcgcaagtccgctgccatcaaaagtgcaattgtgacaagtgtcaacttctccctacccgatAATTATATGTTGTAAGTCGTTGTTGTTGACTTTTTGCTTGCATcacatataacaccaatttcaatctctcaaatcttgttttcaaaactctctttcgaaatctctctgtcccgttttttaaaactttcttcttgaactagGGTTAGATGCTCGAGCATACATCgtttggccgtaggcgacacAAGATTCGCAAGTCCgagatttttatataaatataaaagacaattatataataataatacacaataatattacaaatgagaagaagagaaaaaggtCAAATCTTTTCCAcactgaaaaaagaaaaataaaaataaaatcaaagttaaatctctctctctctctctagaactacataggagagagagatgcaaatacaaataaaagcaaaagggaaagaagaatgatatatataaaatcacATATATCAATCTTTACACATAGATGATGATATGGGTTTTAcacaattttatataaaaatgaaaccttttcaaattcttgaagaagaagaagaagaaccggACAAGACATCGACCAAAGTCCTCATGAATCTGACTCGTGTTTGcaacgacgatatgtaatcaGATGTGTGAGTGAATAGCTGTTCTAACGAGCCATCGTTGTCGTCGCTGTCATTGTTGTTGTCCATGTTGGGTACGAGGTTTCTCAAAGTGGTGACCCTTTGCACTATTCTAGTTGATGATCTTCTTGTCTTCTTGGCCAATGATTTGCTTGTtctacttcttcttctgcaacttttgttgtttttttgttcttcttccattgATGATTTCTTCAATATGGATCCATTGATGATGATATCTTGTGTTGGTTCTTCCATGTTGAGTTGAAGTAGCAAAAGGGTGTTTGGGAAAGCTCCCATATGgtgttgttttcttctctctctcttgtggTGAGGAAACTAGAGGGAGAGGAATTGGGATTTGGATGTTGATGGCAATGGTGGCTTAGGGTTTTTATATGGAGGAAATTTATGAACTTGGTTGGTCACAAAAGAGAGGATAAGTTGCAAAAAGAGAAATGATTGAGAGAAGGTTGGAATAATGATattaatcattattattttataccGAGTGAGAGGAATCGTTCAAAAGAGATAACTACGTCGTAACGActatatattaagatattcacatcgattggagaatggaacgaaacattctttacaagaatatgaaaatctctacttagtagatgcgttttaaaaatgttgaagggaagctcgaaagggaaaatccaaagatgacaatatctgttagctcTGAGCtcgggctgttacaaatgatatcaaagctagacactaggcagtgtcaacaaggacgctgagccttgaaggaggtagattgtgaaatcccacgtcgattggaaagaagaacaaaaccttttttttttttttttttttttttttttttttttttttttttttttNatgacaatatctgttagctcTGAGCtcgggctgttacaaatgatatcaaagctagacactaggcagtgtcaacaaggacgctgagccttgaaggaggtagattgtgaaatcccacgtcgattggaaagaagaacaaaacctttttttttttttttttttttttataagagtgtgaagcctctccctagtagacacgttttaaaaattttgaggaaaagtccaaagaagacaatatatcagagcttgggctgttacaaaagtgtgccaacaaggacgctcgACCTTGAAGGGattagattgtgagatcccacatcgattggaaaggagaacgaaacatttttttttttataagaatgtgaaacctctccctagcagacgtgttttaaaaaccttgagggaaagtcttAAAGGGAAAGtacaaagaagacaatataacatagtttgggctgttacaaatgatattagagctagacaccgggcagtgtgccaacaaggacgctgggccctgaaggggtaGATTTgagaaggagaatgaaacattttttttacaagagtgtgaaacctctccctacatacgcgttttaaaatttttgaggaAAAGTCAGTCtgaagaagacaatatccGTTAGAAgtgagcttgaactgttacataTACAATCTTTATTATAAAACAGACACGTTGTAGCGGTTTGATTGAATAAATTTATGGgataaaaaagagaagagaaagagtaAGAATGGTGGGGGATTGCTTTAGGGCATGTTGTCCAACTCAAAGCACATGCACCCACATGATTTTCTCACCATCGCCACCACCATCACCACCCTCTTCCTCAGCCCCCCCTTCATATAAACCACTACTCACACTCTGGATTATTCCTCCCCCCACTTTCCAAGTTCAATGGACAtcatttagagagagagacacacacacacacatttcatttcattaattaaaattatcacTACATCCCtatctttaaactttactCATACCCACATTATATAACATATAACATATTAGTTAGCTAACAACACCGCCCACGTTCGtttaacatgatatcaaagcaTAAAATTTCCATCTTTCACAAATAAAGTTAAGAGGCTTGCACTTATGAATGTATGGAAGAAAACCCGTCAAACATCTCGAACTTGTATTCAATGATTATTACGAAACAACCCGTTCGAAAGAAGGGTATTTTGGGGAGGTTGAATTGGAACAATGTGGATAAGATGTGTTGGGATTTTGTTTGTGACATTCATGAATCTCCATGTTTTGAGTCAAAATTATTAgggtttttctctctcttctttctcttttggaaAGGAAGAgactttttcattttgtgtaCATGTTTGGACATGTCTGGTTCATTCATTGTACGGATACATATTTTTCATCGAACAATTTCAACCAGACACAAAGATAatccattctctctctctctctctctctctctctctctctaaccatATTATAAGATCATAACCTAAAAATATGAATCAAATTCtatgtattaaaattatttattagtgAATTTTGTAAATCTTGAGGCATAGTTTAAAGGTGGGTGTGTATTGGGATGTGTTTATATGTAAATTAGGGAAATTTAAAGGGTTTATGTATAAATTAAAGGAACTTGCTTAAAGGGTGTCACATGCATTA is part of the Cucurbita pepo subsp. pepo cultivar mu-cu-16 chromosome LG12, ASM280686v2, whole genome shotgun sequence genome and harbors:
- the LOC111806405 gene encoding uncharacterized protein LOC111806405; its protein translation is MALRERDLAFDLESGGRIGDEVGSVEPSSIKRDVKNIWNRLTEDTLLKDELVVASNSNFVNSVADVVADVNVELLIDKNLEGEDDCEAFAHVEKTNARGKHKNKKKALKPPRPPKGPALDAADRRLVKEIAVIAMKKRARVERMKALRKSKAEKTSSFNSCIPAMIITFLFFLVIILQGISSRSSPMLQGSPEPAVDGSSGFISVQYIKSFPPNESNMANPPDVNSAA
- the LOC111807757 gene encoding probable WRKY transcription factor 23; translated protein: MEEVAAADSLRFPLPENQSCLKFMELIAVDQEFSSQFDVFSLSSLSSSLFTNPVENLEIGNQWPTTPNYSSSSEIVNDEVIEPKLEREEKQHSRQTLKTDKQLKTKKMTRKKKDQEPRFAFMTKSEVDHLEDGYRWRKYGQKAVKNSPYPRSYYRCTSVACNVKKRVERYLKDPSIVVTTYEGQHTHSSPNMTRSTFFPPPISTALYNGSTMFTTATTTPSLFHYQNGHNSNFINHPKGFVASSFHPPCDVAPSNHANQFFSPTINHRLLQDIAPFQYDELAWRDCSISQNPT